A genomic stretch from Microtus pennsylvanicus isolate mMicPen1 chromosome 11, mMicPen1.hap1, whole genome shotgun sequence includes:
- the Dnaaf8 gene encoding dynein axonemal assembly factor 8 isoform X1, translating to MTSKDKDVVSWPVSPWDAILKAAKDQLPCLDSDSSLSDCEEEEPFIFQRNQPVLIPDLAEELAEDPLESGIWIAVGRSSSPEPILVPGRLAVEPRSGQMVRQMDLAPQERRGPGWSCQSCVEISPILLEAEEDPPWLEGNLRSLSNPKGSQSPPWTSQGEEATFPLEGELKTEPSDTDECRTLRRERRRMIEKDILQKVTQASKNPACGDHGQAAVSGPWPEVSSEQSREGCPVLSLKQLEGWDLDYILQSLPGRKDSQGDNAPRTAWWLADRCQNQGHTTGLPQDILLEQLALLCATQSRVCNPTQKVSADNPQSTEEPEARSRSALAEPGFQTEPAQKLSESRRLKTEPPTIFIDLRQTEPSEPQEHQSQESSEYSSSDSEEEGMETADPGQGASSWEWRDCTGKSQLLQQLRAFRKGAGPSHLSTSDRPGGQRAQAPEDTAETQTGRKKHIKLWAEKQNALDLGDPLGTQPARKVLLPAMGQLYSTQIQKHT from the exons ATGACATCCAAAGATAAAGACGTGGTGTCCTGGCCAGTTTCTCCCTGGGATGCCATCCTTAAGGCTGCCAAAGACCAGCTGCCATGCCTGGATTCAGACTCCTCCCTG TCTGACTGTGAGGAAGAAGAACCCTTCATCTTTCAGCGAAACCAGCCCGTCCTGATTCCAGACCTGGCTGAGGAGCTGGCTGAAGACCCTCTTGAGTCTGGGATCTGGATTGCTGTAGGGAGGAGTTCTTCACCTGAG CCAATTCTGGTTCCTGGAAGACTAGCCGTAGAACCTAGAAGTGGACAGATGGTCAGACAGATGGACTTGGCCCCTCAGGAAAGAAGAGGCCCTGGCTGGTCTTGCCAGAGCTGTGTCGAGATCAGCCCTATtcttctggaggctgaggaggacCCACCCTGGCTGGAAGGCAACCTTAGAAGCCTGTCTAACCCCAAAGGATCCCAGAGTCCCCCATGGACTTCCCAGGGAGAAGAAGCCACTTTTCCTTTGGAAGGAGAGCTGAAGACAGAGCCCTCCGATACTGACGAGTGCAGAACCCTCcgcagggagaggaggagaatgaTAGAGAAGGATATCCTTCAGAAAGTGACCCAGGCTTCCAAGAACCCAGCCTGTGGTGACCACGGCCAGGCTGCAGTCTCAGGACCCTGGCCAGAAGTATCCTCAGAGCAGTCTCGGGAAGGGTGTCCGGTGCTCTCACTCAAG CAACTTGAAGGCTGGGATTTGGATTACATCCTTCAGAGTCTGCCAGGGCGAAAAGACAGCCAGGGTGACAATGCTCCCAGAACTGCGTGGTGGTTAGCTGACCGCTGCCAAAACCAAG GGCACACCACTGGACTCCCTCAGGACATACTGCTGGAGCAGCTGGCCCTCCTGTGTGCCACTCAGTCCAGAGTCTGCAACCCTACCCAGAAGGTATCTGCTGACAACCCCCAAAGCACTGAAGAACCGGAAGCCAGAAGCAG AAGTGCTTTAGCAGAGCCTGGCTTTCAAACTGAGCCAGCGCAGAAGCTGTCAGAGAGTAGGAGGCTGAAGACAGAGCCTCCCACCATCTTCATTGACCTGCGTCAGACGGAGCCATCCGAACCACAAGAGCACCAGTCCCAGGAGAG CTCTGAATATAGCTCCTCAGACAGTGAGGAGGAAGGCATGGAGACAGCAGACCCAGGACAGGGGGCATCCTCCTGGGAATGGAG GGACTGTACTGGGAAGAGCCAGCTTCTCCAACAGCTAAGAGCATTTCGGAAGGGGGCTGGTCCATCCCACCTGTCTACCAGTGACCgtcctggaggccagagggcccAGGCCCCGGAAGACACAGCTGAAACACaaactgggaggaagaaacaCATAAAACTCTGGGCTGAGAAGCAGAATGCCCTGGATCTAGGGGACCCTCTTGGGACACAGCCAGCCAGAAAGGTGCTGCTACCTGCTATGGGCCAACTATACTCAACTCAG ATACAAAAGCACACATAG
- the Dnaaf8 gene encoding dynein axonemal assembly factor 8 isoform X2, whose product MTSKDKDVVSWPVSPWDAILKAAKDQLPCLDSDSSLSDCEEEEPFIFQRNQPVLIPDLAEELAEDPLESGIWIAVGRSSSPEPILVPGRLAVEPRSGQMVRQMDLAPQERRGPGWSCQSCVEISPILLEAEEDPPWLEGNLRSLSNPKGSQSPPWTSQGEEATFPLEGELKTEPSDTDECRTLRRERRRMIEKDILQKVTQASKNPACGDHGQAAVSGPWPEVSSEQSREGCPVLSLKQLEGWDLDYILQSLPGRKDSQGDNAPRTAWWLADRCQNQGHTTGLPQDILLEQLALLCATQSRVCNPTQKVSADNPQSTEEPEARSRSALAEPGFQTEPAQKLSESRRLKTEPPTIFIDLRQTEPSEPQEHQSQERDCTGKSQLLQQLRAFRKGAGPSHLSTSDRPGGQRAQAPEDTAETQTGRKKHIKLWAEKQNALDLGDPLGTQPARKVLLPAMGQLYSTQIQKHT is encoded by the exons ATGACATCCAAAGATAAAGACGTGGTGTCCTGGCCAGTTTCTCCCTGGGATGCCATCCTTAAGGCTGCCAAAGACCAGCTGCCATGCCTGGATTCAGACTCCTCCCTG TCTGACTGTGAGGAAGAAGAACCCTTCATCTTTCAGCGAAACCAGCCCGTCCTGATTCCAGACCTGGCTGAGGAGCTGGCTGAAGACCCTCTTGAGTCTGGGATCTGGATTGCTGTAGGGAGGAGTTCTTCACCTGAG CCAATTCTGGTTCCTGGAAGACTAGCCGTAGAACCTAGAAGTGGACAGATGGTCAGACAGATGGACTTGGCCCCTCAGGAAAGAAGAGGCCCTGGCTGGTCTTGCCAGAGCTGTGTCGAGATCAGCCCTATtcttctggaggctgaggaggacCCACCCTGGCTGGAAGGCAACCTTAGAAGCCTGTCTAACCCCAAAGGATCCCAGAGTCCCCCATGGACTTCCCAGGGAGAAGAAGCCACTTTTCCTTTGGAAGGAGAGCTGAAGACAGAGCCCTCCGATACTGACGAGTGCAGAACCCTCcgcagggagaggaggagaatgaTAGAGAAGGATATCCTTCAGAAAGTGACCCAGGCTTCCAAGAACCCAGCCTGTGGTGACCACGGCCAGGCTGCAGTCTCAGGACCCTGGCCAGAAGTATCCTCAGAGCAGTCTCGGGAAGGGTGTCCGGTGCTCTCACTCAAG CAACTTGAAGGCTGGGATTTGGATTACATCCTTCAGAGTCTGCCAGGGCGAAAAGACAGCCAGGGTGACAATGCTCCCAGAACTGCGTGGTGGTTAGCTGACCGCTGCCAAAACCAAG GGCACACCACTGGACTCCCTCAGGACATACTGCTGGAGCAGCTGGCCCTCCTGTGTGCCACTCAGTCCAGAGTCTGCAACCCTACCCAGAAGGTATCTGCTGACAACCCCCAAAGCACTGAAGAACCGGAAGCCAGAAGCAG AAGTGCTTTAGCAGAGCCTGGCTTTCAAACTGAGCCAGCGCAGAAGCTGTCAGAGAGTAGGAGGCTGAAGACAGAGCCTCCCACCATCTTCATTGACCTGCGTCAGACGGAGCCATCCGAACCACAAGAGCACCAGTCCCAGGAGAG GGACTGTACTGGGAAGAGCCAGCTTCTCCAACAGCTAAGAGCATTTCGGAAGGGGGCTGGTCCATCCCACCTGTCTACCAGTGACCgtcctggaggccagagggcccAGGCCCCGGAAGACACAGCTGAAACACaaactgggaggaagaaacaCATAAAACTCTGGGCTGAGAAGCAGAATGCCCTGGATCTAGGGGACCCTCTTGGGACACAGCCAGCCAGAAAGGTGCTGCTACCTGCTATGGGCCAACTATACTCAACTCAG ATACAAAAGCACACATAG
- the Dnaaf8 gene encoding dynein axonemal assembly factor 8 isoform X3: protein MAPPNTPILVPGRLAVEPRSGQMVRQMDLAPQERRGPGWSCQSCVEISPILLEAEEDPPWLEGNLRSLSNPKGSQSPPWTSQGEEATFPLEGELKTEPSDTDECRTLRRERRRMIEKDILQKVTQASKNPACGDHGQAAVSGPWPEVSSEQSREGCPVLSLKQLEGWDLDYILQSLPGRKDSQGDNAPRTAWWLADRCQNQGHTTGLPQDILLEQLALLCATQSRVCNPTQKVSADNPQSTEEPEARSRSALAEPGFQTEPAQKLSESRRLKTEPPTIFIDLRQTEPSEPQEHQSQESSEYSSSDSEEEGMETADPGQGASSWEWRDCTGKSQLLQQLRAFRKGAGPSHLSTSDRPGGQRAQAPEDTAETQTGRKKHIKLWAEKQNALDLGDPLGTQPARKVLLPAMGQLYSTQIQKHT from the exons ATGGCACCTCCCAACACT CCAATTCTGGTTCCTGGAAGACTAGCCGTAGAACCTAGAAGTGGACAGATGGTCAGACAGATGGACTTGGCCCCTCAGGAAAGAAGAGGCCCTGGCTGGTCTTGCCAGAGCTGTGTCGAGATCAGCCCTATtcttctggaggctgaggaggacCCACCCTGGCTGGAAGGCAACCTTAGAAGCCTGTCTAACCCCAAAGGATCCCAGAGTCCCCCATGGACTTCCCAGGGAGAAGAAGCCACTTTTCCTTTGGAAGGAGAGCTGAAGACAGAGCCCTCCGATACTGACGAGTGCAGAACCCTCcgcagggagaggaggagaatgaTAGAGAAGGATATCCTTCAGAAAGTGACCCAGGCTTCCAAGAACCCAGCCTGTGGTGACCACGGCCAGGCTGCAGTCTCAGGACCCTGGCCAGAAGTATCCTCAGAGCAGTCTCGGGAAGGGTGTCCGGTGCTCTCACTCAAG CAACTTGAAGGCTGGGATTTGGATTACATCCTTCAGAGTCTGCCAGGGCGAAAAGACAGCCAGGGTGACAATGCTCCCAGAACTGCGTGGTGGTTAGCTGACCGCTGCCAAAACCAAG GGCACACCACTGGACTCCCTCAGGACATACTGCTGGAGCAGCTGGCCCTCCTGTGTGCCACTCAGTCCAGAGTCTGCAACCCTACCCAGAAGGTATCTGCTGACAACCCCCAAAGCACTGAAGAACCGGAAGCCAGAAGCAG AAGTGCTTTAGCAGAGCCTGGCTTTCAAACTGAGCCAGCGCAGAAGCTGTCAGAGAGTAGGAGGCTGAAGACAGAGCCTCCCACCATCTTCATTGACCTGCGTCAGACGGAGCCATCCGAACCACAAGAGCACCAGTCCCAGGAGAG CTCTGAATATAGCTCCTCAGACAGTGAGGAGGAAGGCATGGAGACAGCAGACCCAGGACAGGGGGCATCCTCCTGGGAATGGAG GGACTGTACTGGGAAGAGCCAGCTTCTCCAACAGCTAAGAGCATTTCGGAAGGGGGCTGGTCCATCCCACCTGTCTACCAGTGACCgtcctggaggccagagggcccAGGCCCCGGAAGACACAGCTGAAACACaaactgggaggaagaaacaCATAAAACTCTGGGCTGAGAAGCAGAATGCCCTGGATCTAGGGGACCCTCTTGGGACACAGCCAGCCAGAAAGGTGCTGCTACCTGCTATGGGCCAACTATACTCAACTCAG ATACAAAAGCACACATAG